In the Helicobacter cetorum MIT 99-5656 genome, AACAATGTGTTAGATAAGTATTTCACTAAACCTAGCGTAGCTTTAAAATGCTTTCAAAAAGCTTGTGAAATCATTAAAAAATACGAAAACTTAGATGATTTTATTTTTTTAGAACCTAGTGCAGGCAATGGAGTGTTTTATGATTTGTTTCCTAAAGATAGACGCATAGGTATAGATATTGAGCCTAAAAGAGATGAGTTTATTCAATGCGACTTTTTAAATTATGAATTAAAAAAAGACAAAAAAATCATTTGTTTGGGTAATCCCCCTTTTGGGCATCGGGGGGTTATGGCGTTAGAATTTATCAATCATGCTAAAACTAGCGATTTTGTGTGCTTTATTTTGCCTATGTTTTTTGAAAGTCAAGGAAAAGGCTCTATTAAGTATCGTGTGAAAGGCTTGAATTTACTTCATAGCGAACGCTTAGAAAAAAACGCATTCATTGATTTTAAGAATAAAGAAGTAGATGTGCATTGCGTGTTTCAAATATGGAGCAAAAAGTATCAAAGTAACATAAGCGAATTTTCTTGGTATCAAAACCGCCATAAAGAACCCTTTAATGAATATATTAAGGTTTTCACGGTCTCACTCGCTAAAAACAGAGAATGCGGTAAGGAGTGGATTTTTGATAAAAAAGCGTCTTTTTATATCTCATCAACCTTTTATAAAAGCACCCACATTGTAGAAAGTTTTGAAGAAGTTAAGTATAAATCTGGCATTGCGGTCGTTTTTGTGAGTGAAAATGAAACATTAAATTTTAAGCTAAAAAACATTTTCAAAGAAATTGATTGGACACAATATGCAAGTTTAGCGACTAATTCTTGCTATCATTTAGGCAAAAGCCATATTTTTCAAGCCTTGTGCGACAATTTGGATAAATTAAAAGGTAATTAACATGGATTTAGAACAAACTTTTTTAAAAATTATTGAAAGAAAACACAAAGAATTAAATTTAGGGCAGGATTACAACGCTATTTTTTCAAAAATTAGAGATTTTGAAGCCAATGCTATAGGGCAAATTGGCGAAGAGTTTTTAAAAAGTGTGATTGATAGCATAGATGAAATAATCAATGATGGTGTAATTCATGATGAATACGATATTAAAACTAAAAGTGGCGTATCCTTTGAAGTTAAAACAGCACGAAAGGGTAGGGCTAATAACACTTTTCAATTCAATGGCATAAACCCACGATATAACTATGATTTTTTAATTTGCTTGGGGGTGTGTGAAGATAAATTGCTTTATAGAATTTTTAAAAAAGATGAAATCAATTATATACATAAAGAAAGAAAATATTTTATGGAACAAAATGAATTTAAAAAACAATTGGTGCAAATGAACCCAGATAATCAAGTCAATTATAAGCTTACCTTAAATCTTAAAGAATTAAAAGAAATTACAGATTTAATCAAAGAGCTAAAAGAGATTTTACTAACCCCCTAAAGCGTTTTTAATTTAGCGATTTCATCTCTCAAACGCATGGCTTCTTCAAAATCCAAATTCTTCGCACACTCTCGCATTTTTTTATCTAATTCTTTGATGATTTTTTCGGTATCTCTATTTTGTAAATATTTTTATTGCTTTATGCAATTTGTATGAATAATTTTTAATGTAAAATGGGTATTAATTTAATCTTAAGGGTTACTTATGGCATAATTTGGGGCAAATATCGTAAGAGATGGAGCTTATTAGTAGAATGAAAAAAAGGGCGTTCAGAATTTTGCTAGGGTTTTTGGCTGTAGGTGGAGTTTCTCTCAATGCTTTTGACTATAAATTTAGCGGAAAAGCAGGTTCATTTTCTCGTATTGCTTTAAAACAATCCATAATGGATTCAAGAAAAGGTATTTATCCTACAGGAAGCTATGTAACGACCATTGGAGCGTTGCAAGTGGATATGAATTTGCTTCCTAAAAAGGTTGAAAATCACAAGTTAAGTTTTGGGGTTGGGGGTGAGATTGGGGGTTTAGCTTACGATTCTACTAAGACCGTGATTGATAAAGCTGACCCTTATACAGGATTTCAGCCAACTAACTGGTATTATATGGGGTTTTGGGCAGGATATTACCTGCAATATGGGGGTAAGTGGAGTCGTGAGCAAATGTCTCAAAACTCTAGAAAATATGTGCTGTATAATTTGTATTTAGACTATCAGTATAAGGATGTTTTTGGGATTAAATTAGGGCGTTACCCCTCTAAAGCCTTGTTTTTGAGCGGATTCAACCAAGGGTTTGAACTCTTTTATCGATGGAAAAATTTTAGAATAGAATGGTTTAGCACTTATGGAAGGGCTTTAGCTAATGAGCAATACATTAGAGATTTTTACGCCCCTGTAAATTATAAGCATAAGATTAACTATGGCATGCATAATGCTAATATTATTTATGAAAATAAATACATCAAAATTATGCCTTTTATTTGGTTTTATCCTAAGAATTTTAACGCTCCCGGATTTGAAATTACCCATGACACTAAGGGCTATTGGAAATCTGATTGGCGAATCCAAACGACTTTTTATGCATGGTTTCCCCTTTATAGTGATTATATGGCTAAGAGCGTTTATAGGAGCTTTTTGGTAGGTAAAAAAAGTGCGAGCTTGTTTGCGTTTCAGAGGGTAAATTTTCGCTCTTATCATTTTGGTTGGAGCGTGTATAAAAACTTTGGAAATGCGAGTGCCCAGCTAGGCTGGAACGGTTCGCCTGTTGACCCTTTTTATGACACTAAAGACGACACCCCTTATGAGCTTGCTTACACTAATTTTTATAATGCTGATTCAATAACGATTAATGCCTTTATGGGAAAGACCATTAACAAACTCTTTGTGGAATTGTATGGCAAATTGACTTATTCTCCAAGAGCCGATTCGCAGAGTTTGGGTGTTACGCTTAAATATAACATTAAAAAACATATCAATCTAATGCTAAGACTTAATGGCTACCAAATTACTATGCATAAAGGCTATTTGGTTGGATTTGAGACTCTTTATATAACATACAACCCTTATTTTGCTCAAACCATTCAAGATAGAAGCTATTTTATGAGTTCTATGAGTTATGATTTTTAAAATTAATTTAACTAGAATTTGATGATATAGAAATGGGTATTCTAGGAGTGAATATCGTTGTGTACGGCGTGGTATATCTATTTTTAGCGTGCTTTTATTGTATAATCTTTGCTTAAAAATTTTTATTTAAAGGATAGAATTATGTCTAATCAAGAATATTCTTTTCAAACTGAAATCAACCAGCTTTTGGAATTGATGATTCACTCTTTGTATTCTAATAAAGAGATTTTTTTAAGAGAGCTTATTTCTAATGCAAGCGATGCGTTGGATAAACTTAATTATTTAATGCTAACTGATGAGAAATTAAAAGGTTTGAGCGTAGTTCCTAGCATTCATTTAAGTTTTGATACTGAAAAAAAGACCTTGACTATTAAAGATAATGGCATAGGCATGGATAAAAACGACTTAATAGAGCATTTAGGCACGATTGCAAAATCAGGCACTAAGAGTTTCTTAAACGCTTTGAGTGGGGATAAGAAAAAAGATAGTGCGTTAATCGGACAATTTGGCGTGGGCTTTTATTCAGCGTTTATGGTGGCTAGTAAAATTGTCGTTCAAACTAAGAAAGCTAATAGCGAACAAGCTTATGCATGGATTAGTGATGGCAAGGGTAAGTTTGAAATTAATGAATGCGTTAAAGATGAACAAGGCACAGAAATCACTCTCTTTTTAAAAGATGAAGAGAGTCATTTTGCTAGTCGTTGGGAGATTGATAGCATTGTTAAAAAATACTCCGAGCATATTCCTTTTCCTATCTTTTTAACCTACACAGATACGAAATTTGAAGGCGAAGGCGATAATAAAAAAGAGATTAAGGAAGAAAAGTGCGAGCAAATCAATAAAGCAAGTGCTTTATGGAAAATGAGTAAGAGCGAATTAAAAGATAGTGATTACAAAGAATTTTACAAATCTTTTTCGCATGATAATAGCGAGCCTTTAAGCTATATCCATAATAAAGTAGAAGGCTCTTTAGAATACACCACGCTTTTTTACATTCCTAGTGTTGCACCCTTTGATATGTATAGAGTGGATTATAAAAGTGGGGTC is a window encoding:
- a CDS encoding type II restriction endonuclease, translating into MQNLFKELTTKRYVNGNAMKANANNVLDKYFTKPSVALKCFQKACEIIKKYENLDDFIFLEPSAGNGVFYDLFPKDRRIGIDIEPKRDEFIQCDFLNYELKKDKKIICLGNPPFGHRGVMALEFINHAKTSDFVCFILPMFFESQGKGSIKYRVKGLNLLHSERLEKNAFIDFKNKEVDVHCVFQIWSKKYQSNISEFSWYQNRHKEPFNEYIKVFTVSLAKNRECGKEWIFDKKASFYISSTFYKSTHIVESFEEVKYKSGIAVVFVSENETLNFKLKNIFKEIDWTQYASLATNSCYHLGKSHIFQALCDNLDKLKGN
- a CDS encoding outer membrane family protein, whose product is MKKRAFRILLGFLAVGGVSLNAFDYKFSGKAGSFSRIALKQSIMDSRKGIYPTGSYVTTIGALQVDMNLLPKKVENHKLSFGVGGEIGGLAYDSTKTVIDKADPYTGFQPTNWYYMGFWAGYYLQYGGKWSREQMSQNSRKYVLYNLYLDYQYKDVFGIKLGRYPSKALFLSGFNQGFELFYRWKNFRIEWFSTYGRALANEQYIRDFYAPVNYKHKINYGMHNANIIYENKYIKIMPFIWFYPKNFNAPGFEITHDTKGYWKSDWRIQTTFYAWFPLYSDYMAKSVYRSFLVGKKSASLFAFQRVNFRSYHFGWSVYKNFGNASAQLGWNGSPVDPFYDTKDDTPYELAYTNFYNADSITINAFMGKTINKLFVELYGKLTYSPRADSQSLGVTLKYNIKKHINLMLRLNGYQITMHKGYLVGFETLYITYNPYFAQTIQDRSYFMSSMSYDF